The Athene noctua chromosome 8, bAthNoc1.hap1.1, whole genome shotgun sequence region GCCGCAGCAGGTTGACGGGCCAGACGTGGATGGTGGGTGGGGGGCTGGCGGCCCGCCGCAGCTCCCAGGCCTTGTCCAGGCTCTCCAGCTGCCGGGCCAGCAGGACGTTGCGAAGCATCTTCAGGGCATCAGCCACGATGCCCACATACTCCCGGGGTGACAGCAGCTTGGGGGTGGCAGGTGCCCGCAGAGGGGGGAAGCCCAGGGGGACCTCCTCACGGGCGCTGGTGAAGGCGGGGTGCCGGGCTAGACCGTCCTGCGGTGCCTCGTCATCGTAGAAGCCCAGAACCAGAGTATTGGGGCGCATCCCGCCTGCCAGAGACACCACACCAGCCCGACTGAGCAGAGGTGGAGGGCCCCACCAGCCTTCCTGGCACTGCAGGGGCCTACAAGCCCCAGCTTGGCTTTGGCGTTGCTCACCCTGGTGATTCCAGACCCCTCAGCATCACAACACACAGTTGCCTCCAAGACCCAACTTGGCTTTGTCATTGCCCAACCAACACCTCTCCAAGCTCCCACTTGGCTTTGCTACTGCCCACACCAGGTGCTTCCGACCCCCTTGGCATTGCACAACCAGGTGTCTCCAAGCCCTTCAACATTGTAGCACAGATACCTCCAAGCCCCGACTTGGCTTTAGCATTGCTCACCCCAGATGCCTCCAAGCCCCAACTAGGCTTTGGCATCACCCACCCAGGTGCCTGCTGCAAAGCCCTCAGCACTTCTCACCCTGCAGGGGCAGTGGAGCGGATCCCCACCTGTGCCCAGCCCAGGCAACACTCACCAAGGCCAGAGGTGAAGAGGAGCTGCCGGACGCCGTGTCGCACTGAGGGTGCAAGGGTGAGGCTGACAAAGGCCTTGACATTCAGCTTGTCCACCAAGCTCAGCCATGAgtcctgctggggctgcagcGGGTCTGAGGGCAGCGTGTCTGGGTGGGGAGCGAGAACAGCATCAGGGGGTTGGGTACCCCATACCAGCAGCTCGCACTAGTGTTTCTGCAGCACCCCCCTACAGAACCAGTGCCAACCCCTGTGCCCACCCCAGGACCCACGAAACGGGGAGGGTGGAAAGCAGGTGCTTCCAGCCAGAGATATGaaattatacataaatatataaaaatatacccAGGCAGccccatcccccctccccaatttcAGGCCATTAGTCACCACGGCAAtggtgggggaagggggagcagagCCCATGCATCCATTGGGGTGGGGATGGCCACTGCGTGTGCCAGGGAGCCTGTGTGTGCAAACCAGCACGCACCAGGGTGCAAACAGGCCTGAAGCACGTGGACACACAGCAGCGGGCATGAGGTGAGGATGGACGCAGGCACACACATGTGCAGGGCCATGCCCAGTGTGTGCCCACACGTGCTGGGTGTGTGCAGGTGTTGACCTGTTCAACAGGACCGTGCTGCACAGGGGCCCGAAGAGCCTGGCTGGCACATGCCACGTGTGCACACCAGAACCATGTGCAGGATGAATATTTGAGCACACACATGTGCAAACGTGTACACAGGAGACGTGGTACAGACACGAGTCATCTATGTCTCTCATACCAAGCCAAACCCAGGGTGCCACACGTGTGCACAAAATGCTGACAGTCCCTCActgcacccccccagcccagccaggagcTGTCAACAGCGTCACCTCAAGGACTGGGGGAGCCCCCCAGCACCACAGCAAGGGGCAGAGGCCACTGGTGCCAGGGACAGTGCAGACCCTTACCCAAGTCCTGCAACTCAACATGGCCCAGGACATAAAGGCCACTCTTCTTGAGGTCATTGACAAAGTCGATAAGGCGGGCACTGCCCCGTGGGTTCTGCACCATCAGCAGCATCTGCGGGCGCCAGAACTTGACGTGGTCCTTCCGCACATCCAGCATCAGCAGGTACTTCCGCacctggagggagggagggctgcaGGTGAGGAACCATCCTTCTTTCAACGAACCACCCCACAGGGATGCCAGCCTCGAGGACACACTACCCAGGACAGACCTGCCACTGGGACACAGCATGGGGACACCAGCTCTCCACCCCGTGAGGGGACAGCAGAGGAGGACAGGGCTCACCTGGTGGAAGATCAGGGCCTGGCTGATGTAGCCCCAGGTGCTGCTGGGCGAGAGGTAGtggagagcaaggaggaggatgaggaggaagccCAGGCTCGCTGAGGCTGACACGGGGCTGATGAGGAACATCATGACGCAGCAGCCCGCGATGCCCAGCAGGCACGTGTGCCAGGTGAAGTACCGGAAGGTGGGCCTGGAGCAGGGAGAAGGGGACACCTGCTACCATGTGGTTCGCATGCTGGCTGCAAGGTGAACGCAGCAAGAGGGGCTGCGCCCAGATGCCACACAAACCACCCCAGTGCACCCTGCTTTGCCAGCCCAGGGCATGTCAGGCACCCCAGATGCCTGTGGAAGAGGGCACAGAGGGGAGATAGTACCTCCCAGGGCACCAGGCAGCCCCTTGCTGCCAGCCCCTGGCAAACAGGGGTAGTGATGGTtatggggctggtgctgccctggCCTACCCTGGCAGGCCAGCTAGTGTTGGGCAGCGTATGGCAGCACCAGTGGCTGTGGTGCCCACTCAGGCTGGCGCAGGGAGGTGGAGGCGGGGAGGTGAGAAGCTGTTATTTTCTCTAATTGCTGTTTTTCCTGAAAGGTAATTAAAATCCTTTTCCGCTGCGCTTGATGGAGATCTCAGTGTTTGTGGAGGGGGCACCAAGTGTGGGGTGGGTGAGAGAACCGTCGCCACTCACCCCAGCAGCCTCCCCCCAGGCACCGATCCTGCCCCCATCCGTGCCCAGCCAAGGGAGCAGCTGGGCGGGAGCCAAGACCCAGCCTGGCACAGACACCAGTGGGAATGAGGGAACTCCAGGGGACCCCCGAGCAGTGCCACCCATCCCTGCTCAGGCACCACCTCTGTCCCACCTGGGGGACTGTCCCTGCTGTGGGAGTCACAGCACCCTGCACCGACGGCATCGGGCTTCACCCAGGAAGAACACCAGGCTCCCCCCAGCCACCCTGCCatgccctcccctgccccagatTTGGGCAGCCCTGCCAGGCCAGCCCCATGCCAGGTACCCCACACCCCTCGCCCCAGGCTGGAGCTGCCTGCCATGCACACTCCTCCTTCCTGGAAGATCTCTTCTCCTCCCCCCACCCAGgatccccctccctccccctcctctgtTAGTTTAATTAGCGCTAATGGAAAGTGGGCTCCATCACCACTTGGCAAGCTGCCTGGGGGATGCCGGGCGGGCACAGGCTATAAATTACCTCCGGAAAGCCTAAGGGGAGTGGGGGGTGGTACCCGGTAGCGCTGGATTTATCTATATCCACTCAGCAAAGCAGTGCCAGGGCGTGGGGACTGTGCCAAGCCAGTGCCATACTGGGACCTgtccccttcttcctccccaggGTTGGGGTTGTCTCTGCCCCCATTAATGCCCAAGAGAGGGGTGTTCAGCATCTCTGTCCTGCAGAGGGGGAGCAGGCACAGGGATGGCACGGGAAatgcagacagacagatggacagacaagTGCCTGCCCAGCCTCTCAGCACAGCTTCCCTCCCCTGTGCCAACGGGTACCTGAAGTTGGGGGCTGATGCCCACTCCAGTGCCAGGCAGGCCAGGTTGACAGTGGCGTAAACCAGGAGGAAGAAGGTGGTCACGACCCCTGCGATGGTGTTGAGCTTCCCAGAGAAGAGCACCAGCTGCAGAGAgcatgggggggacacagggtgaATGCACCCCCTGCGATGGCATCCCCAGCACATGCCTGAGCCATCCCTGCCGAGCTTGGGGCATGCCACAGTGGTGTGCCAGGAAAGCGCATGGGCTGTGCCACACGGGCAGGAATCCCTGCCCCTTGCTGTGATTTATCCTTCACTTATGGGCTCAGAGAGGGAAGGGCACAGCCACAGCAGGATACCTGGGGCAGGGGGCCTGGGGGGGATCCTCAGGAGTAGGGGGACATGCCAGGCTCCATGACACCCAGCCCTGGTGCCAATCCACCTTCACCAGGTGAAGCCAGGAAAGGAGCATGGCTGGCAAACTCACCTGCACCACCAGCCAGGAGAGGATCACCGCCATCACCGGGTTCCCGCTGGCAGATGTCTTCTTGGCCAGTGCCAGCGCCCGGCCTGCGGGCAGAGGGGGGAAGTTGGGCTGGGGCACCCCAGCAGGCACCAACAGGCTTGGCCACCAGCCAGAAGACCTGTACCCAAcccggtgctggggtgggggcaaACACCAGGGCACGTAGGTGACCCAAATGGGCACATTCCAACCCACAAAGCATCACTCCCACCCCTACACCAGGACGGGAGTGCCTTGGTGCCAGGGCTGGTCCCCGGCAGATACAACCTATCAGATGGGCTCTGGTGGGCGCCAGCACACTCCAGGAACTCACCAAAGAGATCATCCCGGGCCAGGGCATAGAGGATGCGGGATGCCCCGATAAGGTTGCTCATGGCTGCGGAGAGGGTTGCAGCGTAGATGCCCACAGTGACCAGGGGTGGGAAGATACTGATGTCACGCAAGAAACCATAGTCTTTCTGCAGGAGGGTCCTGGAGAGAGACATGGACACGCTGGCATGCATGGCACACAGGCCAGCATGCCCTGGCACAACCCTGGCAATGATGGCCCTGGCAAGGGGATGGGCTGGCCATACCTATTGCAGGTGGCACACATTAGGAAAGCCAGCAGGTTGTAGACGAGGTAGGTGAAGAGCACGGCAGAGATGGTGCCCCGCGGGATGGAGTAGCTTGGGCGCTTCAGGTCCCCtgtgggcaggagcaggcagcattAGTGCCCACAGGCAGAGCACccccctgctctcctccagcctCGGCTCCCACTCCCGGTGCCACCCAGCCCCACACCCTCTGCCCGTACCTGACATGTTGGAGCCTGCCATGATGCCAGTGCAGCCGTTGAACATCACCGCGAAGACGGAGCTGAAGCTCATCATCTGCCCGGTGGTGTAGTCCACCGCGTACCCACCTGTGAGACGCACAAGCTGTGACGGGCTGTCTGGGGTGGCACAACCCCACCATATACCCACTCCTCGGTGTCCATATACATAAAACAATGGGAGAAACCATCCCATGGCACCTGCTTTTGTGTCCACAAACCCCCCCACCCTCCAGCAAGCCCCTGCCAATGTGGAGGTGCCAGTGCCATGGTGGGTACGGTGGGCAGGGTGGGGAAAGAGTCTCCTCACCCCCCAGGTTGTCTCGCAGGGTGGCGAGGGAGAAGCCAGTGAAGGAGCCATTCTCGATCTCGGAGCCGTTGAAGCGGGGCAAGCGGATGGGCACCCCGATGGGCCGCGTGGCGAAGAAGCTGACAAGGATGGTGCCCAAGACGCCCGCAACgatgaggaagatgaggaaggtGGCCTTAGCGTAGATGGAGGCACCCACGAGGCACACAAGGAGGCAGAGGGCCAGCAGCACAGTGCCATAGAGCAGCTCGTACCAGTAGCTCTGGGGCAGGACATGGACACCTGTGCCAGCTTTTTGCCCTGGGCAGAGAGAAGCCAGGATCAGCAAGGCTCAGAGTGGGCATCTCTGGGAGCTGAGAGCTGCTGGCATTGTGCCAGGCATGACAGACAACAACTCGCTGGCCAGAGGCCTGGGCgagctgtgctggctgtgccGGGCATAGTGCTTGGCACTCCTGTCCAGGTGCTAGGGCTGCTCAGGTAAGGGACACCAGCTGTCCCCTGTCACCACACACAGCAGTACTCACCGGGAGGGATGCCAAAGCTGTCCACCACCGCCTCCACCAGCCCCAGCACGTAGAGGGCACTGCCACACACATTGGCCAAGAAAAACATGATCCCGATACTGCCCCCAAACTCTGGGCCCAAGGCACGGCTAATCATATCTTGCTCGAGTCAAGGGAAGATGTCAGCAGTCCAAACCACCACCGCGtgcccccacctctccctcccaGGCCAAGGGTGTCCCAGCCCCAGCGTGGCACCCTGAGGCCGCTGGGTGATCACTTGATTTTGGCCCAtctgccctgccccagcagcacccacagcagaGGATACAGTAGGCTCCTCCAGCATCCAGCGCCCCATTGGTGGCGATGGCACACACGGAGAGCACAGTCATGCCAATGATGAAGTATGCCACCGCGAACATGGCCAGGGCTTGGTACAACCCGGCATGGCCCACCACGAACCCTGCCGAGGACATGGGAGAGGTCAGCATGCCCGTTAGCTGGGCACGGACCACTcccaggacaggatctgcggcACAGCTGTTGCCCAGAGTTCACCCCAGTGAGGCACACGGGCTGTTCTCACCCTCGTGCCCACAGCTCCCCCCAGACATGCCACCCCCTTTCTTGCCAGGGTGGGTGTCTTTTCTTGCCAGGTGGGATGTCCCCACTCCATGGTGCTGCCACCTCccacccacagcagcacccagccagTGCCTCCACCTCAGGGCATCCGCATCCTCCTGCCGTGCCAGGATCAGGCCCAGGCACACCCTGAGCACGGGCAGCTGCAAGGCTGTacccaaaaagcaaacaaacagggCAGAGGCTCTGCTGCCCACCCAGCCCCGGGGCACTGTGAGGGGGTGCCAGGGCCCCCATGCCCTGCTGCCACCCTCAGCAGGCAGAGGATGCCTCGCACCCCAGCGTGGGCACCAGGAGCTGAGGGGCTCCCCGAGGGGCTCACGGTGCCACCCCGCTTGCTCGCTGCAAAGCAGGAAGCAAAAGCAGCCCCAGGCATCCCCGCCAGCTGGGGCACCGCTCCTCAGCATGTGTGTGtccccaccctggggacagggCACCCAGAGGTCCCCGCGGCCCTGCTCGGGGTGCCGGGAGGCAAGCTCGGCTGGCAgcgctgcaggcaggcaggggcggCCTGCGGCTGCCGGGAGATGCCCTATCTCAGCCGCAAGGCAGGCCGCAGCCATGCCCGCGGGGAGGCGAGGGGGGTGCCGGGGCACAGCCACCGCGAGGAGCCCTCAGGGAGCCGGACTAGATTTGGGGACATCCCCTGTGATCCCCAGGGGGCCAGAGGGTGCCCAAGTGCCaaaaagcaggggtggggaagtgggggggggggggggggggggggcggaaataAAGGGGTGCCCCAAAAGCGGAGTTGGGATAAGCAGGAAGGGCTGCTCGCCCTGGAGATCTGGGGGGGTATTTGAGGCGTGGGGGAAGCAGGGGGCTGCTGCGGGAGCCACGACTCCCCCCGCGGTGGGACGGTTCCTCTTCCTGGCAGCTCCCCTCCCCCTCCGGCCCGCacctcccctccagccccacggcCCCCGGGATTGATGCAcccccgggcagcggggccgggacAGGCGGAGGGATCCCAGCCCTGCTGTGCggtgggggctggtgggggtcAGAGCTTGCAGAAGGACCCCAAACAGGAGGTGGGAAGGGGCCAAGTGATGGCAGGGGAGAGCTGTGCTCGCAGCCCGGGGGGGAGGCCCAGGCAGGGAAAGGGGCTCAAGGCTCCCCCAGGGCCTACCGGCCCCCCCAGCACGCAGCCAGCTCCCGCCCCGGACTTTCTGTGGGTGGAAAGTGAAAGAGGAAAAGCCTTCCCCGTTCCCGGACCAGGGCAGACGCCGCTGGCCACGGGCCCCTGTCGGCCCCGGGCTGGACTGGGGCATCTTCCCCCTGCAAAGGGCTGCCACCCCCCTCGGTCCATGCCCAGCCTGGCCCCCTAATTCTCACAGGTTGCCCAGTAACAGCTTGATAATCCAAACTGGGAGCAGACTGGGACCCAGTCTGTGCCCTTTGAGaagcacgggggggggggggggggagggggccggggTGCCTGATGGGGGACACCAGGGTCCTGCCCTTGGGACACCGTGTGAGATCCGGGAGAGAACTGGGGTGCTGGAGCCCAGAGCTGGGGGATGCCTGGGAGCAGTGGGGTCCCAGCACTGGGGGATGGGGGGACATGGAGGCACTGGAACCCTGCTTTCCTGCTTTGGGAAGGCACAGGAGTCCTGCACCAGGGACACTAGGGCTTCAGACTGGTGTCCCTTACTGGGAGCACTGAGCTCCCTAACTGGGCTCCTGTCCTGCGGGTACAATAGGAGCCTTGGGGGGCCAGACCCCAGACTGGAGGGGTCAGGAGTGGACACACGGCACTAGGACCACAGCCTCGGGGGGGAACTGAGAGAGAGAGCACTGGGACTCCTACAGATTGGGGGGGCTCGGAACCCCAGACTGGGTGAActggggagagcagtggagggGAGCACTGGAACTCCAGAGAGGGAGGATCAGAGAGGGCACCGGGAGGACACTGGGGGAGCtcggggggagcagggggacgTCTGACTGGAAGGCTGGTGGGGGAGCACCGGGAGGGCAAAGGGAGGACACTGGCGATCCAGACTGGGGGGCTCAGGGTGAGCACGGGGGCTCCGGACGTGAGGCGGGGGGGGCCTCAGGAGGTCACAGAACCCCGGGAGGACACAGGGCCCGGACTGGGTGTACCAGGCAGGGCGGATGAGTCTCGAGGGGCCCcaggcggcggccgggggagggtgggggcaccctgggggagcGGCGGCACTCACCGAGGCGCAGGAAGAGGACGACGCTGAACATGGAGAGCAGCGTGGGCACCACGACGCCCAGGAAGGTGGGCAGCttgcggggggcggcggcggcagcggcggcccggccgcgctcccggccccgctcctcctcGCCCGAGCCGCCGCACAGGCGGTACGTGAGCAGCGCGCTCCGCTCCGAGCTCGCCatggcccggccccggccgcggcccccgccggccccgaaACGCGCCCGGTCCCGGCCCCgacccccgccggccccgcccgccgaCCCGGGCCCgacccgccgggccccgcccacACCCCCGCCCCGCCCATCTGGCCCCGCCCACGACCCGCCGGATAGGCCCCGCCCCCGGAGCCGCCTTACCCGATAGGCCCCGCCCCAACCTGCCGGACAGGCCCCGCCCCAGCCCCTAGCGTaggccccgcccccgggccggCCCAACCCTATAGGCCCCGCCCCGAGTACCGGGTTGCCCCGCCCCGTTGTCGGCCACGCCCCCGCCCCCCGCACGTCCCCCGCTCTTACCACGGTCCCCGACCCTAAACGCACCCGCACAgtggctcccgccgccccccagccccagaggtgtcccccccacacccccgcaGTGACCCCCCGGCCCCAGGGTCGCCCCACACCCCGAACGTCCCCGACCCTCCCGGGGTCTCCCCACTTCTGGTAGCTGGCACTGACAGCCGCCCGCGCCCATGCCGAGACTCACCCGGCACCCCCAAGCCGGCCCCTGCCCCCGACCCCTCCTTCCAGCGGTCAGCACCCCGGTACCGACCCCGGACCCCCCAAGCCGCCCCCCGAGCCCCGGGCACCCCCGGGGACCCCGGTATTGTTCCCCGCACCGGTGcccgctccccgcgccccccccgccgatGCCGGCCGGGCTCGGCTGCCCGCGCCAATTACCGGACAATCGGGGCCCCCGTGGGcgccgtccctccctccctccctcctccctccctgccgcCGGGGCTGGGATCTGCCCGGGCCCCGGGGTCCCACTGCCGGAGCGACTCGCCAATTAGGTTAATGGGGTTGGCACCGGCACCGGGGCCGGGAGAGGGGCGGGAGGGGCACGGTGGGGCCGGGGCCCACCCCGGCCTTGAGTACCCGGTGGGCGCCGGCTGCGGGCCGCCCCCGCCCTCCCGGCACGACCCCGTGTCACGAGTGGGGGGAATCCGTGCGGTGACACCGGGACGGAGCGCGGGGACCGTTCCCCGGAGCGCGATGGCGCTGTGCGTCcgtgcccgtgtgtgtgtgtgtcccccgccccgtcccccgtGGGGCGGAGGCGCAGCGTGTCCCCGCGCTGTCCCGGCGGCCGAGGTgggagcccggcggggccggggctttCAT contains the following coding sequences:
- the SLC12A9 gene encoding solute carrier family 12 member 9 isoform X1, which translates into the protein MASSERSALLTYRLCGGSGEEERGRERGRAAAAAAAPRKLPTFLGVVVPTLLSMFSVVLFLRLGFVVGHAGLYQALAMFAVAYFIIGMTVLSVCAIATNGALDAGGAYYMISRALGPEFGGSIGIMFFLANVCGSALYVLGLVEAVVDSFGIPPGQKAGTGVHVLPQSYWYELLYGTVLLALCLLVCLVGASIYAKATFLIFLIVAGVLGTILVSFFATRPIGVPIRLPRFNGSEIENGSFTGFSLATLRDNLGGGYAVDYTTGQMMSFSSVFAVMFNGCTGIMAGSNMSGDLKRPSYSIPRGTISAVLFTYLVYNLLAFLMCATCNRTLLQKDYGFLRDISIFPPLVTVGIYAATLSAAMSNLIGASRILYALARDDLFGRALALAKKTSASGNPVMAVILSWLVVQLVLFSGKLNTIAGVVTTFFLLVYATVNLACLALEWASAPNFRPTFRYFTWHTCLLGIAGCCVMMFLISPVSASASLGFLLILLLALHYLSPSSTWGYISQALIFHQVRKYLLMLDVRKDHVKFWRPQMLLMVQNPRGSARLIDFVNDLKKSGLYVLGHVELQDLDTLPSDPLQPQQDSWLSLVDKLNVKAFVSLTLAPSVRHGVRQLLFTSGLGGMRPNTLVLGFYDDEAPQDGLARHPAFTSAREEVPLGFPPLRAPATPKLLSPREYVGIVADALKMLRNVLLARQLESLDKAWELRRAASPPPTIHVWPVNLLRPDSARYADTCSLFLLQMACVLNMARAWRRARLRLFLCVEAGAMPHAQEEKLRQLLKDLRIQAQIQLVPWDAVTRLHWQTRRGPPGGPAPAGAAEEEEEEEGAVNFPANTTQVSDEYVCAANKLVLEQSPAPAVRFLYLPRPPADTSLYPLYLHQLELLTRGLGPTVLVHGVSAVTSTQL
- the SLC12A9 gene encoding solute carrier family 12 member 9 isoform X2 — encoded protein: MASSERSALLTYRLCGGSGEEERGRERGRAAAAAAAPRKLPTFLGVVVPTLLSMFSVVLFLRLGFVVGHAGLYQALAMFAVAYFIIGMTVLSVCAIATNGALDAGGAYYMISRALGPEFGGSIGIMFFLANVCGSALYVLGLVEAVVDSFGIPPAGTGVHVLPQSYWYELLYGTVLLALCLLVCLVGASIYAKATFLIFLIVAGVLGTILVSFFATRPIGVPIRLPRFNGSEIENGSFTGFSLATLRDNLGGGYAVDYTTGQMMSFSSVFAVMFNGCTGIMAGSNMSGDLKRPSYSIPRGTISAVLFTYLVYNLLAFLMCATCNRTLLQKDYGFLRDISIFPPLVTVGIYAATLSAAMSNLIGASRILYALARDDLFGRALALAKKTSASGNPVMAVILSWLVVQLVLFSGKLNTIAGVVTTFFLLVYATVNLACLALEWASAPNFRPTFRYFTWHTCLLGIAGCCVMMFLISPVSASASLGFLLILLLALHYLSPSSTWGYISQALIFHQVRKYLLMLDVRKDHVKFWRPQMLLMVQNPRGSARLIDFVNDLKKSGLYVLGHVELQDLDTLPSDPLQPQQDSWLSLVDKLNVKAFVSLTLAPSVRHGVRQLLFTSGLGGMRPNTLVLGFYDDEAPQDGLARHPAFTSAREEVPLGFPPLRAPATPKLLSPREYVGIVADALKMLRNVLLARQLESLDKAWELRRAASPPPTIHVWPVNLLRPDSARYADTCSLFLLQMACVLNMARAWRRARLRLFLCVEAGAMPHAQEEKLRQLLKDLRIQAQIQLVPWDAVTRLHWQTRRGPPGGPAPAGAAEEEEEEEGAVNFPANTTQVSDEYVCAANKLVLEQSPAPAVRFLYLPRPPADTSLYPLYLHQLELLTRGLGPTVLVHGVSAVTSTQL
- the SLC12A9 gene encoding solute carrier family 12 member 9 isoform X3 — its product is MASSERSALLTYRLCGGSGEEERGRERGRAAAAAAAPRKLPTFLGVVVPTLLSMFSVVLFLRLGFVVGHAGLYQALAMFAVAYFIIGMTVLSVCAIATNGALDAGGAYYMISRALGPEFGGSIGIMFFLANVCGSALYVLGLVEAVVDSFGIPPGQKAGTGVHVLPQSYWYELLYGTVLLALCLLVCLVGASIYAKATFLIFLIVAGVLGTILVSFFATRPIGVPIRLPRFNGSEIENGSFTGFSLATLRDNLGGGYAVDYTTGQMMSFSSVFAVMFNGCTGIMAGSNMSGDLKRPSYSIPRGTISAVLFTYLVYNLLAFLMCATCNRTLLQKDYGFLRDISIFPPLVTVGIYAATLSAAMSNLIGASRILYALARDDLFGRALALAKKTSASGNPVMAVILSWLVVQLVLFSGKLNTIAGVVTTFFLLVYATVNLACLALEWASAPNFRPTFRYFTWHTCLLGIAGCCVMMFLISPVSASASLGFLLILLLALHYLSPSSTWGYISQALIFHQVRKYLLMLDVRKDHVKFWRPQMLLMVQNPRGSARLIDFVNDLKKSGLYVLGHVELQDLDTLPSDPLQPQQDSWLSLVDKLNVKAFVSLTLAPSVRHGVRQLLFTSGLGGMRPNTLVLGFYDDEAPQDGLARHPAFTSAREEVPLGFPPLRAPATPKLLSPREYVGIVADALKMLRNVLLARQLESLDKAWELRRAASPPPTIHVWPVNLLRPDSARYADTCSLFLLQMACVLNMARAWRRARLRLFLCVEAGAMPHAQEEKLRQLLKDLRIQAQIQLVPWDAVTRAVNFPANTTQVSDEYVCAANKLVLEQSPAPAVRFLYLPRPPADTSLYPLYLHQLELLTRGLGPTVLVHGVSAVTSTQL